The uncultured Carboxylicivirga sp. genomic interval TTCGGCATATAATCGAGGTTGAATTAGCATTTTAGTATTCGGATCATAAATTTGATCCCCCCGATGCACTTTTATTGGGTAGATTTTTGAATGCGGATCATCAGCGCTTCCCAGAAGAGTGTTTACTTGCACTGGAAATACCGAAACTTTATCACCCAATGCTAAATGCTTGGCTTTACCATTGAACCAATAGTAATCGGGTTGTACATCCTTTTTCCACACAAAACTTCCTTTTATTGACATATAGGAATGATTACCCAAACTATCTTCTTCGTGGTAAGGTTTACCATCTTTATCGAGTTTACCTGCCTCAGACCAATACCAATTCATTTTGGTAGCATTTTCTTTTGCATAAACCGGTATATGACATGTTTGACAGGATACTTTTGAAAAATGTCGGTTTAATAAATCATCGAGGTGCGGTTTGGTTGTATGGCATTCGGTGCATTCTAAACGGTTTGTATTGGTAGATGAAACAGAATAAAGGCGTCCCTTGATATTGTGATTTTCAGCGGTATGACAATCAACACACGAAAGATTAATACCATTGCTGGCCATGTGAACATCTGTTTCGCGGGTGCATGATAATAAAGACTCTTCTAAATCGCCATGTTTTACATTGTTGCCACCTCCGCTATAAAAATGACAGGCCCCACAGTTTATTTTATCAGGCCGACCAACATGCTGTGCTACCTGAGTAAGGTTTACGTTTCTATCGGGATATCCGGCCATAGATGCTCCTTTAATATAGGCTTCACTTCTATCGTGGCATACCATGCAATCCACATTTCGGGCATTAGTAAAGTCAAAAGTATCGCCATTCATTCCAAAGCCAATATGACATTTAGCACAGGCTTGTTCGTTGCCACTGGCTCCAATACAGAAATTGTTTAGCACATTTTTTTTGCCCAATTTGGCAATCCCCTTACCTTCAACATATTCAACTCGATCCCAATTCCAGTGATTAGAATGCATTACCTCTATGTGCCGCTGATTATGACAGCCAATACATGTTTCGGTAACTTCTTGTGGTGATGTAAATGGGTTTTGAAGTTCGGCAAACTGACTATGATCAACCTTCGCTGAAGGTTTAAAAATGTACTTTTGCTTTAATTCGTACTGCGACTTATTTATCGGATCATCTTTGTGAAGAAGATTTACTGATAAAAGTATTAAAACAGTTGCAAGTACAATAAATGTAGTGACTCTTACCATAGTGATCTAAATATATAAAGGTATGAATGTAAATATATATAGAAAAATACATATATAGGAAGCGTTCTTCAGTAAATGCTTAATTTATAATCAGTCTTATTAATGATGTTTTTCTTTAATAGGAGATAATCTACCTAAAAAAGTCTCTTCAATTTACAAAAAGTATTCTTTTTTATCCAAAAACCTTATTAAATAATATGCAACACTGATAAAAGAGGTGTGATAAAGCTGCTAATATTGTTGATGAAATTTTTTGATGATCCTTGAGTTTTCGCTTATTTCGACATGCTGAAACAGGAAGGATTATGACTAGAAGGATTTTTTTATTAGCATTTTTGTTATTGAATCATACATTTACATTGTTGGCAAATAGTGATTCATTGAATATCAATTACAAACAAAAAATTGCTTCATTATTTGTAGTTTCAGTTGATAGAGTTAATGCTAATTCTGAGTATAGACCAGGATATATATTGACGAATGATAAAACCAAATTTAAGAAGCAAAATCAGAGAGAAAATAGTCGCTATATAATTGATTTACGAGAAGGCTTAAGAGATGATTTAGTTTACTCTTTTCCTTCAAGAGAACTATTGTCAAATATAACCGTTCCAGGGTTTATCGACAGTTTGAATAAGGTAACACTCAGATATGAAACTCAATTGGGAGCTGACGGAATTATGGTACATAATTCTAATGGTATAAATACGGTGACTATTCTAACAGATAGTTCATATCATTCAAAAGACTTTCAGGTGGTAGCTTTTCCCAAAGTAATCAAAAAGAAAATTCCATTGCGAGGTTTTGATGACGAATGGGGTTATTCTGGGGGGTATTCATATCGAAAAAGTGATTGGCTATTAAGTCAATTATTTAATTGGAATGGAAATTATTCGTTGAATCTTACTTTTGAAGAGTTGCTAGATAAGGGAGTACTCTTTTATACCGAAAATTTTGAAGTTGATTTTAATCGGTTAGTAAGAGTTTACGAGAATAATCTATTGGAAGTAGATTCAAAAATAGAACAAAAGTATAAGGTTGATCGTGTTGTATTGAATGATTCAATAATAGCCAAAAACTTATTGCACTATAGACAAGAACAAGTTGGCTTGAGGTTAGCTGCTTTCCGAAATACTATAGCTCTTTATCAAAAAAAACAGATATTCCCAATAATTTATGTTGATAGTATTTGCGGGCTTATTAGTGATTTTCGAATTCGAAAAAATAATGATTTTTCCAATAGAGCTCGGTTTTATGCATCCAACTTGGATGTTCAATTTGATACGACTAAAAACTATAACTTTTTCATTGCTTTATGTGATAATCAGGAAGAGTTAATTACGATATCGGAAGAAATACGAACTAATCCTAATTTAGCTAAGGTAAACAAGGTATTGGTGACTAAGGGTCTGGGAGAATCCTTTTTTAATTCAACTTTATTGAGCAGTTTTGATGCAATATTAGTTGCCAATGATGAGCCTGAATTAAATTGGGATTTATTAGCACAGGCTTTATTTAATGCCTTTGATATAAGTGGTGTCAATAGTAAAGCATCTCATTTGCTTGATGTGGGTTTTGCAAGTGTAAAACTACAAAAAACAAGACTTGCTTTTACTGTTCCCGAAGCTGTGGGTTTGAATACAGATACATTAAATCAAATTGACGAAATTATCAATAAAGCTATTAGGGATAAAGCAACACCTGGTGCTCAAATATTAGTTGCACGTAAAGGTGCCATAATTTGGCAACAGTCGTATGGGTATCATACTTATTCGCGCCGAATTAAAACCACAGATGATGATCTTTATGATTTAGCTTCGGTTACCAAGTTGTGTGCAACTCTGCCTATGGTAATGGATATGTATGAAAAAAAGCTAATTGATATCAATGATTCACTTATTCATTATTTGCCCGGTATAGATACTACAGATAAAAGAGATATAACCATTAAAGAGCTGTTACTTCATCAAGCAGGCTTGCGAAGTTTTATTCCCTTTTATACACATGCAATTGATCAGGAATCGTTAAGCGGAAAATCTTTACACAGTAGCCGTTATTCAGCCATCTATAACATCAAGCTTGATAATTGGTATTATCAAAATCGATATGCTAAGTATCGAAAAGATGTTTTTCGGAGCAATTCAGATTCTGTTTTTAGTATAAGAGTAAGTAGTAACATGTATATGAATAAAACTTTTATCGATACGATGAAAGCAATGGTATACACTTCTGAATTACGCAAGAATAAGAATTATTTGTATAGCGATATAGGATACGATATTCTACATTTAATATTGCATGAAAAATTAAATATACCTCTTGATCAATATTATTATAAATATTATACACAAAAGCTTGGAGCTGATAAAGTATTGTATAATCCATTGAGTAAATATGATAAGGATGAGATTGTGCCGACAGAAAATGATAAATCGTTTCGAAAGGAACTACTCGATGGATATGTTCATGATCAAGGAGCTGCTATGTTGGGAGGCGTTGCTGCCAATGCAGGGATATTTGCCAATGCAGGTGATTTGGCAAAGGTTTGTCAGATGTTATTAAATAAAGGCAGTTATGGTGGATTAACCTTTTTCAATCCCGAAACTATTGATTATTTTACTTCAAAACAGGATTCGGTAAATAGGAGGGGGTTAGGTGTAGATAAACCTGAAACAGATCCTGAAAAGATTAGCCCGTCTTCATTATTGGTATCGCCATCGTCATATGGACATACAGGCTATACTGGTACAATGGTATGGATGGATCCTAAATACGAGTTGGTTTATATTTTTCTATCTAATAGAATACATCCACACTCGTATAATAAGAAGCTAATAGTGCATAATGTACGAACTAATATTCAGGATGTAATTTACCAATCGGTAAGCGAATAATAGTAGTTTGTTGTAGAGATTTGATGTTGTATTTAGCTGTTTGTTATTGTAACTTACACTTTATCTATGGCTTACTGGTATTGTGTTGAGTTGATGAGATGGATTTTATTGTAAAATAACAATTAAACGAAAGCTTTCGAAAGCTTATTAAAAATAGTTAAAAGGTTACATTTTCTTTGTTTATTGTTATTTTTAATCAATTTAAATTATAATTTTGCTTCTATCAAAATAGCACAGTCGCATTAACTTCATATTGTTATGATAGAAAAATTTAACCAAAAAATTTCGCCAGCCGGAAAGTTTAAAAATGAAGGCTACCACGATGATCCGTACTTAAGATCATTAATTACCAAGCACGAAAAGATTGCAACAAAAATTTATAAGTCTTCTACCGAAGGTTCTAAGGCTGTTGCATCAGAAATAGCATCGATCATTAAAATCAAAGAACTAGAAGGTAAAAAGTGTGTGTTAGGGTTAGCTGTTGGTTCAGCACCAAGCGAGGTGTACGACGAGTTGGTTACGATGCACAAAAAAGAAGGTTTAAGCTTTAAAAATGTGATTGTTTTTAATGTGATGGAGTATTATCCTATTGCTCCTAATGCATTGCAAAGTTTTAGCCGTAATATCAAAGAGAAGTTTTTTGATAAAATTGACATTCCAAAAGAAAATATATTTGAGTTAGATTCAACCCTTCCACAAGAAAAAATATATGATTTCTGTCGTAAATTTGAAGAAGAGATCGACAAAGTTGAAGGAATTGATATGCAAATTCTGGGTATTGGAGGAACGGGGCATATTGGCTTAAATGAACCCGGTTCTTCTCGTAATTCGTTAACTCGTATTGTATCGCTTGATGATATTACCCGTACTGTAGCAGCATCTGATTTTTTTGGTAAAGATAATGTGCCGCGTAAAGCTATTACCATGGGTGTTGCAACCATATTTAAAGCTAAACGTATTCGTTTACTTGCCTGGGGTGAAGGAAAAGCTGGGATTATCAAAAAAACAGTTGAAGGAAATATTACAGAAGAAGTTCCATCTTCGTTTTTACAAAGTCACGAAAATTGTCATGTTATTGTAGACGAAGCATCAGCTGATGAACTCACTCGAGTTAAAACACCATGGTTGAT includes:
- a CDS encoding tetrathionate reductase family octaheme c-type cytochrome, yielding MVRVTTFIVLATVLILLSVNLLHKDDPINKSQYELKQKYIFKPSAKVDHSQFAELQNPFTSPQEVTETCIGCHNQRHIEVMHSNHWNWDRVEYVEGKGIAKLGKKNVLNNFCIGASGNEQACAKCHIGFGMNGDTFDFTNARNVDCMVCHDRSEAYIKGASMAGYPDRNVNLTQVAQHVGRPDKINCGACHFYSGGGNNVKHGDLEESLLSCTRETDVHMASNGINLSCVDCHTAENHNIKGRLYSVSSTNTNRLECTECHTTKPHLDDLLNRHFSKVSCQTCHIPVYAKENATKMNWYWSEAGKLDKDGKPYHEEDSLGNHSYMSIKGSFVWKKDVQPDYYWFNGKAKHLALGDKVSVFPVQVNTLLGSADDPHSKIYPIKVHRGDQIYDPNTKMLIQPRLYAENKGDSAFWEDFDWALAAEAGMKDVGLPFSGEYTFVETEMYWPVNHMVSPKGQALSCNECHTSDNGRLASIDGIYIPGRDRNRWIDLFGHLLLIGSLTGVGIHTLARIVTYKSGK
- a CDS encoding serine hydrolase — its product is MTRRIFLLAFLLLNHTFTLLANSDSLNINYKQKIASLFVVSVDRVNANSEYRPGYILTNDKTKFKKQNQRENSRYIIDLREGLRDDLVYSFPSRELLSNITVPGFIDSLNKVTLRYETQLGADGIMVHNSNGINTVTILTDSSYHSKDFQVVAFPKVIKKKIPLRGFDDEWGYSGGYSYRKSDWLLSQLFNWNGNYSLNLTFEELLDKGVLFYTENFEVDFNRLVRVYENNLLEVDSKIEQKYKVDRVVLNDSIIAKNLLHYRQEQVGLRLAAFRNTIALYQKKQIFPIIYVDSICGLISDFRIRKNNDFSNRARFYASNLDVQFDTTKNYNFFIALCDNQEELITISEEIRTNPNLAKVNKVLVTKGLGESFFNSTLLSSFDAILVANDEPELNWDLLAQALFNAFDISGVNSKASHLLDVGFASVKLQKTRLAFTVPEAVGLNTDTLNQIDEIINKAIRDKATPGAQILVARKGAIIWQQSYGYHTYSRRIKTTDDDLYDLASVTKLCATLPMVMDMYEKKLIDINDSLIHYLPGIDTTDKRDITIKELLLHQAGLRSFIPFYTHAIDQESLSGKSLHSSRYSAIYNIKLDNWYYQNRYAKYRKDVFRSNSDSVFSIRVSSNMYMNKTFIDTMKAMVYTSELRKNKNYLYSDIGYDILHLILHEKLNIPLDQYYYKYYTQKLGADKVLYNPLSKYDKDEIVPTENDKSFRKELLDGYVHDQGAAMLGGVAANAGIFANAGDLAKVCQMLLNKGSYGGLTFFNPETIDYFTSKQDSVNRRGLGVDKPETDPEKISPSSLLVSPSSYGHTGYTGTMVWMDPKYELVYIFLSNRIHPHSYNKKLIVHNVRTNIQDVIYQSVSE